The following are encoded in a window of Deltaproteobacteria bacterium genomic DNA:
- a CDS encoding PilZ domain-containing protein has translation MRVPRDQRVTINHEFASVEQFISEYVTNISRSGVFIRSKDPLPPGTKVNLRFSVIIEEIETIEGIGEVVRVSHNPPGMGVAFVELTSYSQRLIERLLARKP, from the coding sequence ATGAGGGTGCCCCGGGACCAGCGCGTGACCATCAACCACGAGTTCGCGAGCGTGGAGCAGTTCATCAGCGAGTACGTCACGAACATCTCGCGCAGCGGGGTCTTCATCCGCTCGAAAGACCCGCTCCCTCCCGGGACGAAGGTCAACCTGCGGTTCAGCGTGATCATCGAGGAGATCGAGACCATCGAGGGGATCGGCGAGGTGGTTCGCGTCTCGCACAACCCGCCGGGGATGGGCGTGGCCTTCGTCGAGCTGACCTCCTACAGCCAGCGGCTCATCGAGCGGCTGCTCGCGAGGAAGCCGTGA
- a CDS encoding Rne/Rng family ribonuclease — MSCLLLINADGPEKRVALLENGDLTEVYVERSRDRGIVGNVYKGRVVRVLPGMQAAFVDIGLSKAAFLYAGDAPGGEDEPRKGRSSVGSDSAPEGEELEREVVEQVPIQHRVREGQELLVQVAKEPIGTKGARVTSYISLPGRHLVYMPTVDHVGISRRITSEAERRRLKELVEGMRPPGTGAIVRTVAEGASEESLRADMELLVKLWEETQRRAEGAKAPALLYSDLDLSLRAVRDLFSDAVERLIIDDQGEYARVTDFVSAFLPQRLPALELYQGNEPLFDAYGVELELDRAIDRKVWLKSGGYLIIDQGEALTAIDVNTGRFVGRRNLEDTITKTNLEAVKEVVAQLRLRNIGGLIVIDFIDMDREANRQKVGRSLEQALQADRVKSNVLEISALGLVEMTRKRVRESLSRQLTEACPYCEGRGFVKSALTVCYEVLREIRRQAPTLPGQGVLVCVHPDVADLLAESEQDHLLVLERRYGKALQVEAQQNFHLEQFEIHVK, encoded by the coding sequence ATGAGCTGCCTCCTCCTCATCAACGCCGACGGGCCCGAGAAGCGCGTGGCGCTCCTCGAGAACGGGGACCTCACGGAGGTCTACGTCGAACGGAGCCGGGACCGCGGGATCGTGGGGAACGTCTACAAGGGGCGCGTGGTGCGCGTCCTTCCGGGGATGCAGGCCGCGTTCGTCGACATCGGGCTCAGCAAGGCGGCCTTCCTCTACGCCGGGGACGCCCCCGGTGGCGAGGACGAGCCGCGCAAGGGACGCTCGTCGGTCGGCTCCGACAGCGCGCCCGAGGGAGAGGAGCTCGAGCGCGAGGTCGTCGAGCAGGTGCCGATCCAGCACCGCGTGCGCGAAGGGCAGGAGCTGCTCGTCCAGGTGGCCAAGGAGCCGATCGGCACCAAGGGAGCGCGGGTCACGAGCTACATCTCGCTGCCGGGGCGGCACCTGGTCTACATGCCCACCGTGGACCACGTGGGCATCTCGCGCCGCATCACGAGCGAGGCGGAGCGGCGGCGGCTCAAGGAGCTCGTCGAGGGGATGCGACCGCCGGGGACGGGGGCCATCGTCCGGACGGTCGCCGAGGGAGCTTCCGAGGAGAGCCTGCGCGCCGACATGGAGCTGCTCGTGAAGCTCTGGGAGGAGACCCAGCGCCGGGCCGAAGGGGCGAAGGCGCCCGCCTTGCTCTACAGCGACCTCGACCTCTCGCTGCGGGCGGTGCGGGACCTCTTCTCCGACGCCGTCGAGCGGCTGATCATCGACGACCAGGGCGAGTACGCGCGCGTGACGGACTTCGTCTCGGCGTTTCTGCCGCAAAGGCTGCCCGCGCTCGAGCTCTACCAGGGCAACGAGCCGCTCTTCGACGCGTACGGGGTGGAGCTCGAGCTGGATCGCGCCATCGACCGCAAGGTGTGGCTCAAGTCGGGGGGGTACCTGATCATAGACCAGGGCGAGGCGCTCACCGCGATCGACGTCAACACCGGGCGCTTCGTCGGGCGGCGCAACCTCGAGGACACGATCACCAAGACCAACCTCGAGGCGGTGAAGGAGGTCGTGGCGCAGCTCCGGCTGCGCAACATCGGCGGCCTGATCGTGATCGACTTCATCGACATGGACCGGGAGGCCAACCGCCAGAAGGTGGGCCGGTCGCTCGAGCAGGCCCTGCAGGCCGACCGGGTGAAGTCCAACGTGCTCGAGATCTCGGCCCTAGGCCTGGTGGAGATGACGCGCAAGCGCGTGCGCGAGAGCCTGAGCCGGCAGCTCACCGAGGCCTGTCCGTACTGCGAGGGGCGCGGATTCGTGAAGAGCGCCCTCACCGTCTGCTACGAGGTCCTGCGCGAGATCCGTCGGCAGGCCCCGACCTTGCCGGGGCAGGGGGTGCTGGTCTGCGTGCATCCGGACGTGGCCGACCTGCTCGCCGAATCCGAGCAGGATCACCTGCTCGTGCTCGAGCGGCGCTACGGCAAGGCGCTGCAGGTGGAGGCGCAGCAGAACTTTCACCTTGAGCAATTCGAGATCCATGTTAAGTAG
- a CDS encoding J domain-containing protein: MSIGKRFVDLMRSNLNALLDRAGDGGHAPGGRALEELSDRELEAEMARRRQRREAAERGAARSVDAQARDEVEEALRQPGRRPGAETRREAGPQPRSTGNAGSTASAGRGGAGGPQAAARPRPAGQDERIARLYAQLECPYGADQEAVRKQYRVLMRKYHPDMHSGDPEKQRLATDLSQRLTTAYNELRRLLSTR; the protein is encoded by the coding sequence GTGAGCATCGGCAAGCGCTTCGTCGACCTGATGCGCTCGAACCTGAACGCGCTCCTCGACCGCGCGGGGGATGGGGGCCACGCCCCGGGTGGGCGAGCTCTCGAGGAGCTCTCGGACCGCGAGCTGGAGGCCGAGATGGCGCGGCGGCGGCAGCGGCGCGAGGCAGCCGAGCGAGGGGCGGCGCGATCGGTGGACGCTCAAGCGCGTGACGAGGTCGAGGAGGCCCTACGGCAGCCCGGCCGCCGACCGGGCGCGGAGACCCGGCGCGAGGCCGGGCCGCAGCCCCGGAGCACCGGGAACGCCGGGAGCACGGCGAGCGCAGGTCGCGGGGGAGCCGGGGGGCCGCAGGCGGCGGCGCGTCCCCGGCCGGCGGGACAGGACGAGCGCATCGCGCGGCTCTACGCGCAGCTCGAATGCCCCTACGGCGCGGACCAGGAGGCGGTGCGCAAGCAGTACCGGGTCCTGATGCGGAAGTACCACCCCGATATGCATTCGGGGGACCCCGAGAAGCAGCGCCTGGCGACCGACCTGAGCCAGCGCCTGACGACGGCCTACAACGAGCTGCGCCGCCTCCTCTCCACGCGCTAA
- a CDS encoding DUF4178 domain-containing protein, with translation MEVLVAMLLAGGCLSLGVHLARRRGRGGTQVQAVAVVAEPSEPSLAALKPEDVLVLDGRDLIVKGVAVLRDGTRHWCEVRADDGSGESWVVVHAEDQDGALVGRLVAGLVAAGEPPEMLEHEGAVYRLQRSGHAEVEVAGAVGFSAGEGAYWEYARVGASRIWIRRFGRYYRCFAGERVARHLFEILPA, from the coding sequence ATGGAAGTGTTGGTCGCCATGCTCCTCGCCGGAGGGTGCCTGTCGCTCGGCGTGCACCTCGCGCGACGACGGGGACGCGGCGGGACCCAGGTTCAGGCGGTCGCGGTGGTTGCGGAGCCCTCTGAGCCCTCGCTGGCGGCGCTGAAGCCCGAGGACGTGCTGGTCCTCGACGGGCGGGACCTGATCGTGAAGGGCGTGGCCGTGCTGCGCGACGGCACGCGACACTGGTGCGAGGTGCGCGCCGACGACGGCTCGGGCGAGAGCTGGGTGGTCGTGCACGCCGAAGATCAGGACGGTGCTCTCGTCGGGCGGCTCGTGGCAGGCCTGGTGGCGGCGGGAGAGCCGCCCGAGATGCTGGAGCACGAGGGGGCTGTCTACCGCTTGCAGCGGAGCGGCCACGCCGAGGTGGAGGTGGCCGGAGCCGTCGGCTTCTCGGCGGGGGAAGGGGCCTACTGGGAGTACGCGCGCGTCGGGGCCTCTCGCATCTGGATCCGGCGCTTCGGCCGCTACTATCGGTGCTTCGCGGGGGAGCGCGTGGCGCGGCACCTCTTCGAGATCCTGCCCGCGTGA